A genomic region of Caenorhabditis elegans chromosome V contains the following coding sequences:
- the clec-251 gene encoding PAN-3 domain-containing protein (Predicted), whose protein sequence is MIFLSSFFYFSVFLLPFTSCDVKMIKIFGKVTETTEPQAFDAVKDCIDECFEDSECLLAFFNSACFHYYVSDQSITVVETDRSEGSYVAFKTELPDATCPASYKDIKYSVTSDSGDIYSWKKTDAGWSYSQCREGWERFQKTEQVVWCVKVMVEQVTQQVAKDKCIEQGAVLAESGTFEECEWKQDTVATGDNMKNRQKRQALCVDSCLPLTQETEGQYGLTPSTNFYISYSTENGCMMAVITCVGGGATSFEYSIVSKKHVYIEYDSKELNVFKVQLSCYEYGWAAFTYTENAVQNNMISCDVDFQIPTTSTIATTTEASPSTSTESTSTPREPSCYHCYYKL, encoded by the exons AGTTTCTTCTACTTCTCAGTTTTCTTACTTCCTTTCACAAGTTGCGATGTGAAAATGAtaaagatttttggaaaagtcaCCGAGACCACTGAGCCACAGGCTTTCGATGCTGTAAAGGACTGTATTGATGAGTGTTTTGAGGATTCAGAATGCTTActggcatttttcaattcagccTGCTTCCATTATTATGTGAGTGATCAATCGATAACTGTCGTGGAAACTGATCGAAGTGAGGGGAGCTATGTGGCTTTTAAG ACAGAATTGCCAGATGCCACTTGTCCTGCCTCCTACAAGGATATCAAGTACTCTGTGACATCTGACTCCGGAGATATATATTCTTGGAAGAAAACTGATGCTGGATGGAGCTATAGCCAATGTAGGGAAGGTTGGGAAAGGTTCCAGAAAACGGAGCAAGTTGTGTGGTGTGTAAAAGTAATGGTAGAGCAAGTAACTCAACAGGTTGCAAAGGACAAATGTATCGAGCAAGGTGCAGTGCTTGCTGAAAGTGGAACCTTCGAGGAATGCGAATGGAAAcaag ATACTGTAGCAACAGGAgataatatgaaaaatcgtcaaaag AGACAAGCATTATGTGTGGACTCTTGTCTACCATTAACACAAGAAACAGAAGGCCAGTATGGATTGACACCATCCACAAACTTTTACATATCCTACAGTACGGAGAACGGATGTATGATGGCCGTCATTACATGCGTAGGCGGTGGTGCTACAAGTTTTGAATATTCGattgtttctaaaaaacatGTCTAC ATTGAATACGATTCTAAAGAGTTGAACGTTTTTAAAGTGCAACTCTCATGTTATGAGTACGGCTGGGCTGCATTCACATACACAGAAAATGCCGTTCAGAACAATATGATAAGCTGCGACG TTGATTTCCAAATACCGACAACATCAACCATAGCCACAACAACTGAAGCATCGCCATCCACCTCAACGGAAAGTACTTCCACTCCCCGGGAACCCAGTTGTTACCACTGTTACTATAAACTGTGA